From the Manduca sexta isolate Smith_Timp_Sample1 unplaced genomic scaffold, JHU_Msex_v1.0 HiC_scaffold_1977, whole genome shotgun sequence genome, the window CAGGGCACTCCGGAAGGAACTCAGTCACAGATGTACTGCCATTAGATTAGTgaagtgaataaaattattatttattcatgttacttgcctataattttataaatgtaattaacttAATATCAAACCCAGATAGAAATATATTGAGATAATCTCTAAAGATTAGGTCTATTAAGAGATTTAAAAAACCCGCACTACCCTTCAGTATTGTAGGTTGATGtgaaatttagtaaaatataatagtctTCAATAGCGCTAGCAGTTAATGTGTACATACAAACCTTTTATAATTTGACCTTAGATATGTAATAGATACATTGATaagatattgttataatttaattttgaatggtgaatgttctttaatataatatttatttatttacactttccGTAATTTACAGAAAATACCTATTTTCCATATTACCTTTTTTCAATATTCCTTTCAGTATTGTAAGCtgtacaaattataacaaaatggaTTGAAACTAAATTTGCACAATTGTTACAAATGTCTGCAAGGTTTTTGGCGCTTATTTcagataaattaaatgaaattctaGTTTCTTTGTAATATCTTGTTATGTATGCTTACTTATGAGTCTTGTATAGTTATTTCCTTTAGTAATAGTAGTGTCTAACAGCTTCTTAGGTCATATAATACAATACTAACATTATCCTTAAGCCTAGTccagattattaaataatttaatctttgAAACATGGATTACTAAAAAATGGTTTGGAATGTgggaatataaatattgtattgctGAATTTAATGAACTATTAGGGAATagtcattgtttattttgagtTCACTTCTATAAATAGATGAAGGATGCAGGTGGCCTCCACTCAACCCGTGACACCATACCCGTCCAAGAATAATAATGCTatccaatttcaaaaataagatATCCTTTCATAGGCATTTGTCAGTTTCTATTCATTGGTTTTTCTTCTGTAgctgttttataatgtttagcTAAATCTAGGACTCTAAAGATTGTGTTGACTGTTGACTGTtgtcctatttttttttcatattagaTAGACACATATACAATTTGCATTTACTACATAGTTATATTAGCCTATTATTGTGTACAATATCTTTATttcgatttgaaaaataaacattgcatgTAGATATAGCACTTCTTgtcataacattttacaggagGATGCAGTATGTCCAGGtggtaaataaaacacaaacttaTAAACCTTACATTTAATAAACCAGTTTCGTCCACTTATACAATATGCGACCGACACacttgtaaatgtttatttccaTGGGAATGACTTCACTTAACTTTTATAACCTATCAGACCGACGCGTTCGGGTTGACGTTTTGTATCAACGTTATATTGTCGCCCTTCATCATTATACGGCCTATTTGTTTCCTGTTCTTAGTCTTCATGTGAACTTCTTCCGCCTCGTCCAaaacaatattcatatattCGTCAAATCCCACGATGTGTCCCTCAATTCGTAGGTTCACGTTTTCATATAGCCAAATTTGCACTCGACTTCTATTTtgtaaatacctaaatataagGTTAATGGGCTGTACCATCACCTTCTGTACTTTCGGTGGTCCCTTGTATGCCATTTTGAAGGGTATTCTTTCGAACAACGCTATTTTTACCGAAAACAAAACGCCGCGAAATAAAGCTTCGCGAACGTCAAATTGCAGAAAAGCGATGCTAGATACCAAAGAGTATAGACTATAGCGTAGAGATGCTACCGCGTGCCATAGATAACGTGACAATCGATCAGGAATCGATTAAactcgatttttaaaattatggttacaatatgttataaataatattacaaataaatgttttatataagtatgaGATTTTTAACTTTCAGAATAATCtcatttaaagttaatatttcgCCCAAtgattagaatattataaaaaataatattcggtTATGATAAATGTAATACCTGATTGatattcaaaaatgtatgcgtagtatttttagacttttttataatgccattgctttattcacagataatattaaatctagCCAAAATCATTGTTTGTCAACATTGGTGCTTCAATctaaacatctaaacattgaATTTGGCAGAATTGTCTTTAAAACCGTAagattaataactaaaattgtTCTGAGCTTAAAACAGTACAACTCATCGATATTCATTCAcaacaaattgaattgaattggaATTGAACTTCcattataatttagaattttgataaaaaggaaatatggttaaaaaagagaaataaaaaataaacaaaaccaaaaagTGTGCGAtggccgggaatcgaacccggatCAACTGCTTGGAAGGCAACTATGCTGACCATTACACCACCATCGCAACTGATGAATGTGTTAAAATAACGCgttatattaagaatattttattttacctggTCGATCTTGAATTTCCATTGCAGCTGCTAGAAGTGTACAAGCGCTTTCTACGCTTAACGTGGAAGTAACGTGGTCCTCACATGCGGCGCGGAGATCTTCGACGCCGAGATCTGCTGCTAACGTCATCATTTCAAACACTCCAGAATCTTGAAGGAGAAGctaatcaaaaattttaaatatgaaaaagaatgtaaataatgtaaaatgatGTGTCTAAAAGTCAACATAATATGTTGAAGCTTAGCATCGATAGATGTCGCTGTTTTAAATTATGACAATTGTgcatataaatgtattatgagtgggaatgaaaattataaaaaataatatgttaagatTTTACCTTTCCGGTGTAAACGTATTGTATAAA encodes:
- the LOC119191834 gene encoding probable small nuclear ribonucleoprotein E, translated to MAYKGPPKVQKVMVQPINLIFRYLQNRSRVQIWLYENVNLRIEGHIVGFDEYMNIVLDEAEEVHMKTKNRKQIGRIMMKGDNITLIQNVNPNASV